The following are encoded together in the Eptesicus fuscus isolate TK198812 chromosome 16, DD_ASM_mEF_20220401, whole genome shotgun sequence genome:
- the LOC103299657 gene encoding guanine nucleotide-binding protein G(I)/G(S)/G(O) subunit gamma-5-like produces the protein MSGSSSVTAMEKGFRSSAGGRVHREEAAADWKQFCLQNAQRDLLTGVSSRTNPFRPQKACSFL, from the coding sequence ATGTCGGGTTCCTCCAGCGTCACTGCTATGGAGAAAGGGTTCCGCAGCTCCGCTGGAGGCCGGGTTCACCgggaggaggcagctgctgaTTGGAAACAATTCTGTCTGCAGAATGCTCAGCGTGACCTGCTGACGGGAGTGTCTTCCCGTACCAACCCCTTCCGACCCCAGAAAGCGTGCTCCTTCCTGTAG